In Cataglyphis hispanica isolate Lineage 1 chromosome 10, ULB_Chis1_1.0, whole genome shotgun sequence, a genomic segment contains:
- the LOC126852338 gene encoding uncharacterized protein LOC126852338, whose amino-acid sequence MTTIQSCGGSSSRCARRAFVFVFAWGLLMIAAVQFRHLENRALRQDGGPTAEESVGGNLAEVDGTGGERGASGIGSANLGLSRYLLQRSSLGGDLSNSALLTTLTTLKNRLEISTRSPLELEPLLDKRPVKSEQQLIEEIAEKVPSLPLSDWIRNSKLTKRANDSCARYPQIYDLEFNNFYWQTLRTSNGTFQFFGAFYDNRRLSRIGPAVRIVGMIDRIEPTVKTYCQLWYENESEPKIVETLEYKYIWYPKWGNYKQGIYQPYVIACRVPPQASGRPPSSVSVVEKRCDTATNHLRVIYNKPERKKDFAVCVKGLDFLHEDLSVRLVEWIELISLLGADKIYFYELQVHPNVTKVLQHYQRLGMVHVTPLTLPGGQPNVPAFQHMYLTKKTNHKRQNELIPYNDCLYKHMYEYEYIALLDVDEVIMPVKDATWQELMRRVLPKALHIRNETRASYNVRNVYFLDDLLHSHGYFKDIPKYMHMLQHVYRSKNFTKPNQYIKCFHNPERVVTLHNHFPLACLGAGCTSYPIETEDAQLQHYRADCVRSLKKTCVEYRENSVIDTTIWRYRDKLIDRVTDTLKTLGFFGPR is encoded by the exons ATGACGACGATTCAGAGCTGCGGCGGCAGCTCTTCGAGATGTGCGAGGCGTGCTTTCGTCTTCGTGTTCGCTTGGGGTCTGTTGATGATCGCGGCAGTGCAATTCCGCCACCTGGAAAACAGGGCACTGCGCCAAGATGGCGGTCCCACGGCCGAAGAGAGCGTCGGCGGCAACCTGGCGGAGGTCGATGGCACCGGCGGCGAACGTGGCGCGAGTGGAATTGGCTCGGCGAATCTTGGTTTGTCCCGATACCTTCTGCAGAGATCCTCGCTGGGCGGTGATCTCTCCAATAGTGCCTTGTTAACTACCCTAACGACCCTGAAAAATCGTCTGGAAATATCGACAAGGAGTCCGCTTGAGCTGGAACCGTTGCTAGACAAACGACCTGTCAAGTCCGAGCAACAGCTGATCGAGGAGATCGCCGAGAAGGTACCTAGCCTACCGCTGAGCGATTGGATCAGGAACAGTAAACTGACGAAGCGGGCCAACGATAGCTGCGCGCGATATCCGCAGATCTATGATCTCGAGTTCAACAATTTCTACTGGCAAACGCTACGAACTAGTAATGGCACGTTCCAATTCTTCGGCGCGTTCTACGATAATCGACGGTTATCTAGGATCGGGCCAGCGGTGAGAATTGTCGGTATGATTGATCGTATCGAGCCGACTGTCAAGACGTACTGTCAGCTGTGGTACGAAAATGAGAGCGAACCTAAAATCGTCGAGACCCTCGAATACAAGTATATCTGGTATCCCAAGTGGGGCAATTACAAGCAGGGCATCTATCAACCATATGTGATAGCGTGCAGGGTACCGCCGCAGGCCTCCGGCAGACCGCCGTCATCCGTCTCCGTGGTTGAGAAACGTTGCGACACGGCTACCAATCATCTCCGAGTGATCTATAACAAGCCCGAGCGCAAGAAGGACTTTGCCGTGTGCGTGAAGGGCCTGGACTTTTTGCACGAGGATCTGTCGGTACGGCTAGTCGAGTGGATTGAGCTCATCAGTCTACTGGGTGCCGACAAGATCTATTTCTACGAGCTGCAGGTGCACCCGAACGTGACCAAAGTCCTACAGCACTATCAGCGACTTGGTATGGTACACGTGACTCCGTTGACCCTGCCAGGTGGTCAACCAAATGTGCCGGCCTTTCAGCACATGTACCTAACGAAAAAGACCAATCACAAACGGCAAAACGAGCTGATACCGTACAACGATTGTCTGTACAAGCACATGTACGAGTACGAGTATATCGCGCTGCTGGACGTCGACGAGGTCATCATGCCCGTGAAGGACGCGACCTGGCAGGAACTGATGCGCCGGGTGCTGCCCAAGGCCCTGCACATACGGAACGAGACCCGCGCCTCGTACAACGTAAGGAACGTCTACTTCCTAGACGACCTACTGCACTCTCATGGTTACTTCAAGGACATACCCAA GTATATGCATATGCTGCAGCACGTGTACCGCTCGAAGAACTTCACCAAACCGAACCAGTACATCAAGTGTTTCCACAATCCGGAAAGGGTGGTCACCTTGCATAATCACTTCCCGCTCGCGTGCCTGGGCGCCGGTTGCACCAGCTACCCCATCGAGACCGAGGACGCGCAGCTGCAGCACTATCGTGCCGATTGCGTGCGATCGTTGAAGAAGACCTGCGTGGAGTACCGGGAGAATAGTGTGATTGATACGACGATATGGCGTTATAGGGACAAACTGATCGACAGGGTCACCGACACGCTGAAGACACTCGGTTTCTTCGGTCCGAGATAG
- the LOC126852370 gene encoding uncharacterized protein LOC126852370: protein MQVLHLILVVAVATVIAEKDESWTWDDDKPKTSRSAESRYQVYEPSENLEAFNNNGFRPQNPGPYGPNGGPLIPSYQGNNGILVGPGGPTGIIGRPPRYNPDRPGGIIDSVPPWIRDDPRYREFDTCKCRYSFNCPSPGLKFGHCSRDKKYCCFNSKRFPGLLGGQNYPYYPGAPHKYGPNGFAPTSNYYGNRRPYGSGYQHPSSGDYYPGPYGDTYGHRNEFEALRPYGYDGESDDYAIYGRSLGKNQTQEANEKPKTDEEIKKR from the exons ATGCAAGTTCTTCATCTAATTCTCGTCGTCGCGGTGGCGACGGTGATTGCCGAGAAAGACGAATCTTGGACCTGGGATGATGATAAACCGAAAACGAGCCGATCCGCCGAGAGCAG GTATCAAGTGTACGAGCCTTCTGAAAATCTGGAAGCTTTCAATAACAATGGCTTTAGGCCTCAAAATCCGGGACCTTACGGTCCCAACGGCGGACCTCTCATACCATCATACCAGGGTAACAACGGCATTCTCGTGGGCCCCGGTGGACCAACCGGAATAATTGGCAG ACCGCCCCGTTATAATCCAGACAGACCCGGTGGTATCATAGATTCGGTGCCGCCCTGGATCAGAGATGATCCCCGCTATCGCGAGTTCGATACTTGCAAGTGCAGATACAGTTTCAACTGCCCGTCGCCCGGCTTGAAATTC GGCCACTGCTCAAGGGACAAAAAGTACTGTTGCTTCAACAGCAAAAGATTCCCAGGACTGTTGGGAGGACAAAATTATCCATATTATCCC GGTGCGCCGCACAAGTACGGACCGAACGGTTTCGCGCCGACGTCGAATTATTACGGCAATCGAAGACCGTACGGTAGCGGCTACCAGCATCCGTCTTCCGGTGATTATTATCCGGGGCCCTACGGCGACACTTATGGTCATCGTAATGAGTTCGAAGCATTACGGCCGTATGGCTACGACGGCGAATCTGACGATTATGCGATCTACGGGCGGTCGTTGGGCAAGAATCAAACGCAGGAAGCGAACGAGAAGCCAAAGACGGACGAGGAAATCAAGAAGCGatga